CCTATGTCTGAACCGGCGAGAGCCTTGTTGTTTGCCGCCGTTCTGATGGCGCTGGCGTCGGGCTTGTTGTGGCCGCAGCATGGTCTGATCAGCCGCTGGCGGCAGGCACGTCGCGCCACGACGCGCGTCTTGACCGAAGATGCCCTGAAGCATTTGCACTGGTGTGCAGTCAACCAGCAGCAGCCCACCATTCACAGCTTGGCGGGCGTCCTGCAAATCTCCGAAAACCGCACCGCCGACCTGTTGACGGCGATGCAGAATCGCAACCTGCTGGAGGTGCGGCCTGACGGCCTGCAGTTGACCACCGCCGGCATGGAGTACGCGCTGCACATGGTGCGCGCCCACCGTTTGTGGGAGCGCTATCTGGCCGATGAAACCGGCTACCAGCCGTTGGCCTGGCATGAGCTGGCCGACCAGATGGAACACCGCCTGACGCCGGCCGCGGCCAACGCGTTGGCCGCCACCCTCGGCAATCCAACCTACGACCCGCACGGCGATCCGATTCCGAGCGCCGAAGGTGATGTGCTGGTCAACGGCAGCCAACCGCTGACCGCGATGCAGCCGCAGCAGGCCGTGCGCATCGTACACCTGGAAGACGAACCGGCTGTGGTCTATGCGCAGTTGGTGGCCGAAGGCTTCTACCCCGGCATGGAGGCTCAACTTCTGGAAATGACGCCGCAGCGCGTGCGTCTGTGGGCCGACGGCAATGAGCACATCCTGGCGCCCATCGTGGCGGCCAACATCAATGTGCGGCCGCTGGAGGTGGCGCTGACTGCCGCGGTCGAACCAACCCTGGCCGATCTCAAGCCTGGCGAGCAGGGCCGCGTGGTGCGCATCTCCGCACGCTGCCGCGGGGCCGAACGCCGGCGCTTCCTTGACCTGGGCATCCTGCCCGGCACCTTGATCGGGGCCGAGATGCGCAGCCTGAGCGGCGATCCCACCGCGTATCGCATTCGTGAGGCGCTGATTGCGCTGCGTCGTGAACAGGCCGCGCTGATTGCCATCAGCCCGGCCGCGGAGGCCACACTATGAGTGAATCGTCCAACTATCGCCCCACGCCCATCCCGCCCATCCCGGCCGCCCACGCCAGTTGTGAGGCGTGCCCTGTGCATAACGCGGCCAATCTGCTCAAACTGGGCGTGGACATGACCAATTGGGATTTCGTCGTCGCCCTGGCGGGCAATCCCAATGTGGGTAAAAGCACCGTTTTCAATGCCTTGACCGGCTTGCGTCAGCACACCGGCAACTGGCCTGGCAAAACCGTGACGCGCGCGGAGGGCGGCTTCGATTACGGCGGGCAACGCTTCAAGCTGGTAGACCTGCCCGGCGCCTATTCGCTGCTGGCCACGAGCCTGGATGAAGAAGTGGCGCGCGACTTTATCCTCTTTGGACAGCCGGACGTGACCCTGGTGGTCGCGGATGCCAGCCGCCTGGAGCGAAACCTGAACCTGGTGCTGCAAGTGCTGGAGATTACCGATCGGGTGGTGGTCTGCCTCAACCTGATAGATGAGGCGCAGCGGCACGGGGTCAGCGTGGACGCCCGTCACCTGGCGCGACGGCTGGGAGTGCCGGTGGTGCCCACGACTGCCCGTTATGGCAAGGGTCTGCAAGACCTGTTGCAGGCCATGAGTGAGGTGGCAACGGGACGCACCGTTTGCCGACCCCATCGCATCACAACCGAGCCTGCAGAGCTGAAAAATGCGGTGGACGCGCTCGTCGCGCAGATTCACAGCCTCTACCCGGCCCTGCCCAATGCACGTTGGGTGGCGAGGCGCCTGCTCGATGGCGATGAGCGCATCATCCAGGCCCTGCGTCGCGGTGAGTTGGGCGATTTGACCCGCACCGAGGCCGAAGCCATGACCGGTAACCTGCAATTACGCCTGGAGGCCGCATGAACAGCACGATGCAACTGACAGCCGAAGAGATCATTGCCAATGCCAATCGGCTGCGCTGGCAGATTGGGAGTGATTTTCACGAGAGGGTTGTGGAGGCCACGTTCACCGAGGCTGCCAACCTGGCCGATAGTGTCGTGACGCGGCCGGACCGGCAGGCGCGCCCCACCCTGGACAAGACGATTGACCGCCTGGTCACCAGTCGCATGTGGGGTCTACCCATCATGTTCTTGCTTTTTGCACTGGTTTTTTGGATCACGATCACCGGCGCGAACGTCCCTTCCAAGATGCTCGATTCGCTCCTCATCGGCCAGGTCTACCCCTGGCTGCACCAGGTGGCCGATGCCATTCGCCTGCCGTGGTGGCTCAGCGGGCTGCTGCTGGACGGCATGTACCTGGCGACGGCCTGGGTAGTCGCGGTGATGCTGCCGCCGATGGCGATTTTCTTCCCGCTCTTCACCCTGCTGGAGGATTTTGGCTATCTGCCGCGCGTGGCGTTCAACCTGGACAACATCTTCAAGAAATCGGGCGCGCACGGCAAACAGGCGCTGAGCATGATGATGGGCTTTGGCTGCAACGCGGCCGGCGTCGTCGCCACGCGCATCATTGACAGCCCCCGCGAGCGCCTGATCGCCATGCTGACCAACAACTTCGCCCTGTGCAACGGTCGCTGGCCCACGCAAATCCTGATTGCCACCGTCTTCATCGGCGCGCTGGTGCCCGCCTATCTCGGCGGC
The DNA window shown above is from Candidatus Amarolinea dominans and carries:
- a CDS encoding 50S ribosome-binding GTPase, whose amino-acid sequence is MSESSNYRPTPIPPIPAAHASCEACPVHNAANLLKLGVDMTNWDFVVALAGNPNVGKSTVFNALTGLRQHTGNWPGKTVTRAEGGFDYGGQRFKLVDLPGAYSLLATSLDEEVARDFILFGQPDVTLVVADASRLERNLNLVLQVLEITDRVVVCLNLIDEAQRHGVSVDARHLARRLGVPVVPTTARYGKGLQDLLQAMSEVATGRTVCRPHRITTEPAELKNAVDALVAQIHSLYPALPNARWVARRLLDGDERIIQALRRGELGDLTRTEAEAMTGNLQLRLEAA
- a CDS encoding metal-dependent transcriptional regulator, producing MSEPARALLFAAVLMALASGLLWPQHGLISRWRQARRATTRVLTEDALKHLHWCAVNQQQPTIHSLAGVLQISENRTADLLTAMQNRNLLEVRPDGLQLTTAGMEYALHMVRAHRLWERYLADETGYQPLAWHELADQMEHRLTPAAANALAATLGNPTYDPHGDPIPSAEGDVLVNGSQPLTAMQPQQAVRIVHLEDEPAVVYAQLVAEGFYPGMEAQLLEMTPQRVRLWADGNEHILAPIVAANINVRPLEVALTAAVEPTLADLKPGEQGRVVRISARCRGAERRRFLDLGILPGTLIGAEMRSLSGDPTAYRIREALIALRREQAALIAISPAAEATL
- a CDS encoding ferrous iron transporter B — protein: MNSTMQLTAEEIIANANRLRWQIGSDFHERVVEATFTEAANLADSVVTRPDRQARPTLDKTIDRLVTSRMWGLPIMFLLFALVFWITITGANVPSKMLDSLLIGQVYPWLHQVADAIRLPWWLSGLLLDGMYLATAWVVAVMLPPMAIFFPLFTLLEDFGYLPRVAFNLDNIFKKSGAHGKQALSMMMGFGCNAAGVVATRIIDSPRERLIAMLTNNFALCNGRWPTQILIATVFIGALVPAYLGGIISALAVMAVATLGVLFTFVASWSLSRTVLKGQVSTFSLELAPYRPPRILQTLYTSMIDRTMSVLWRAVVFAMPAGAVIWLVSNIHLGQPSLAEHLVNLLNPLGLLLGLNGVIMLAYIVAIPANEIVVPTILMLTVLVTGMTGAGQGAGVMFQTDTVESTAALFQAGGWTLLTAVNLMLFSLLHNPCSTTIYTIYKESGSVKWTVIASLLPLAMGFGVTFLVAQVWRLLGGG